Proteins from a genomic interval of Clostridium sp. AN503:
- a CDS encoding ABC transporter ATP-binding protein, translating to MSVIELTDITASYGEQRILEHFNLTVEQGTFLTIIGSSGCGKTTALKLMNGLLTPEKGTVRINGEDIARTDIHELRRNIGYVIQEIGLFPHMTIEKNISYVPNLYKEKDKAAISARARELAETVGLSPDMLARYPSELSGGQRQRAGIARALMNRPKIILMDEPFGAVDEITRRKLQEEILRIHGELGGTIVFITHDIEEALKLGSRVLVMDEGQIIQDGTPTEVRNHPATDFVRRLVGG from the coding sequence ATGAGTGTCATCGAACTGACAGACATCACTGCTTCCTACGGGGAGCAGCGGATACTGGAGCATTTCAACCTGACTGTGGAACAGGGGACCTTCCTCACGATCATCGGCAGCTCCGGCTGCGGCAAGACAACCGCACTGAAGCTGATGAACGGTCTTTTGACACCGGAAAAAGGCACGGTACGGATCAACGGCGAGGACATCGCCCGGACCGACATCCACGAACTGCGCCGGAATATCGGTTATGTCATCCAGGAGATCGGCCTCTTCCCCCACATGACCATCGAGAAAAATATCAGCTATGTTCCGAATCTTTATAAAGAAAAAGACAAAGCTGCCATCTCGGCACGCGCCAGGGAGCTGGCCGAGACCGTCGGTCTCTCTCCGGATATGCTGGCACGCTATCCAAGCGAGCTGTCCGGCGGACAGCGCCAAAGGGCCGGCATCGCCCGCGCTCTGATGAACCGGCCCAAAATCATCCTGATGGACGAGCCTTTTGGAGCCGTGGACGAGATCACCCGCCGGAAGCTGCAGGAAGAGATCCTGCGCATTCATGGAGAGCTTGGCGGCACCATCGTGTTCATCACCCACGACATTGAAGAAGCTTTAAAGCTGGGAAGCCGGGTCCTGGTCATGGACGAGGGGCAGATCATTCAGGACGGGACGCCAACTGAGGTCAGGAATCATCCTGCAACCGATTTTGTCCGCAGGCTTGTGGGCGGTTGA
- a CDS encoding AzlC family ABC transporter permease — translation MEAGTVKGGEGRRWFLKGMRDGTPIGLGYFAVAFTLGIASKKAGLTAFQASVMSATMLASAGQFAGIGMIAAGAGYMELAVTELVVNLRYLLMSSALSQKVQRDKPFYHRFLMAYEVTDEIFGIAMSVEGRLHPAYMYGAVTVAAPGWVLGTFLGSVIGMILPANVMSAMNVALYGMFLAVVIPPSKKSRVIAGVVALSMAASSAFSLIPALSNISSGFQMIILTILLAGTAAVLFPVKPEGEEI, via the coding sequence ATGGAGGCAGGGACAGTTAAGGGCGGCGAGGGAAGGCGCTGGTTTTTGAAAGGGATGAGGGACGGCACGCCGATCGGGCTGGGATATTTCGCTGTGGCGTTCACTCTGGGGATCGCATCGAAAAAAGCGGGGCTTACGGCGTTTCAGGCATCCGTCATGTCGGCGACGATGCTGGCGTCGGCGGGGCAGTTCGCAGGGATCGGCATGATCGCGGCCGGAGCGGGTTATATGGAGCTGGCGGTGACGGAGCTGGTGGTGAACCTGCGTTATCTTTTGATGTCCAGCGCCCTGTCCCAGAAGGTGCAAAGAGACAAGCCGTTCTATCACAGGTTCCTGATGGCATATGAGGTGACGGATGAGATCTTCGGCATCGCCATGTCGGTGGAGGGCAGGCTCCATCCAGCGTATATGTATGGAGCTGTGACGGTTGCGGCGCCGGGCTGGGTGCTGGGGACTTTTCTTGGCTCTGTGATCGGCATGATCCTTCCGGCCAACGTGATGAGCGCAATGAACGTGGCGCTCTACGGTATGTTCCTGGCTGTGGTAATACCGCCGTCGAAAAAAAGCCGGGTCATTGCCGGAGTGGTGGCCCTGTCCATGGCGGCAAGCTCTGCGTTTTCTCTGATCCCGGCCCTGTCCAACATATCGTCCGGGTTCCAGATGATCATATTGACGATCCTGCTTGCAGGGACCGCCGCCGTGCTGTTCCCGGTAAAACCAGAAGGGGAGGAGATTTAA
- a CDS encoding MATE family efflux transporter produces the protein MKHKQTLLTGAPGRSLFFFALPMIIGNLFQQFYNMADSVIVGRFVGENALAAVGASYSFTNVFIMIAIGGGIGASVLTSQYLGAGKYRQMKTSIYTFLLSFLVLSACLACLGFLYNPTILTVLKTPDNIYADAILYLQIYFCGLPFMFMYNVLAANFNALGKSGIPLALLIFSSVLNIFLDLWMVLGLGLGVAGVAIATVIAQGISSLLSFLILMFFLRTYPVDEKPAVFDFKMVKDGTRIAVPSIIQQSIVSVGMLLTQSAVNQFGSSALAGYSAGMRLESIGIVPMIATGNAVSTFTAQNLGAGQTDRVKKGYRISYGIILSFGVLLCLVCQFFYTPILSAFIDIEASPVAYATGAGYLRFVGFFFSFLGFKACTDGVLRGAGDVKVYMIANLVNLSIRVAVAQLCSPIWGIQFVWYAVPLGWFVNYLISYLWYRTGNWQRKNLLHTT, from the coding sequence ATGAAACATAAACAGACACTGCTTACGGGCGCTCCCGGGCGTTCCCTGTTTTTCTTTGCACTTCCGATGATCATCGGAAACCTGTTCCAGCAGTTTTATAATATGGCGGACTCTGTCATCGTCGGCAGGTTCGTGGGAGAGAATGCCCTCGCCGCAGTGGGCGCATCCTACTCTTTTACCAATGTGTTCATCATGATCGCCATAGGCGGAGGTATCGGAGCTTCCGTCCTGACCAGCCAGTATCTGGGCGCCGGCAAATACCGGCAGATGAAAACCTCCATCTATACGTTCCTGCTCTCTTTTCTGGTCTTAAGCGCATGCCTGGCCTGCCTGGGATTTCTATACAATCCCACCATCCTGACGGTGCTCAAGACCCCGGACAATATCTATGCAGACGCTATACTCTATCTGCAGATCTATTTCTGCGGGCTGCCTTTCATGTTCATGTATAACGTGCTTGCTGCCAATTTTAACGCCCTTGGAAAATCCGGTATCCCTTTAGCGCTCCTGATCTTCTCCTCCGTGCTGAACATCTTCCTGGATCTGTGGATGGTACTGGGACTGGGGCTTGGCGTGGCAGGCGTAGCGATCGCAACGGTAATCGCCCAGGGTATTTCTTCCCTGCTCTCGTTCCTGATCCTGATGTTTTTCCTGCGTACCTATCCTGTCGATGAAAAACCTGCTGTATTTGACTTTAAAATGGTAAAGGACGGAACCCGCATCGCGGTCCCGTCCATCATTCAGCAGTCTATCGTCAGCGTCGGAATGCTCCTCACCCAGTCGGCAGTCAACCAGTTCGGCTCCTCTGCCCTGGCTGGATACTCAGCCGGCATGCGTTTGGAATCCATCGGCATTGTGCCGATGATCGCCACCGGAAATGCAGTCTCCACATTCACCGCCCAAAACCTGGGAGCAGGCCAGACCGACCGTGTGAAGAAAGGCTACCGGATCTCCTATGGCATCATCCTGTCCTTCGGCGTGCTCCTGTGCCTGGTCTGCCAGTTTTTCTATACGCCGATCTTGTCAGCGTTTATAGATATCGAAGCCTCTCCCGTCGCTTACGCCACCGGGGCCGGATATCTCAGGTTTGTAGGCTTCTTTTTTAGCTTTTTAGGTTTTAAAGCGTGTACCGACGGGGTGCTGCGCGGCGCAGGGGATGTAAAGGTTTATATGATCGCCAACTTAGTCAACCTTTCTATCCGTGTGGCGGTAGCCCAGCTCTGTTCTCCCATCTGGGGAATCCAGTTCGTATGGTACGCCGTGCCCCTTGGATGGTTTGTCAACTATCTGATCTCCTATCTCTGGTACCGGACCGGCAACTGGCAGCGTAAAAACCTGCTCCATACCACATAG
- a CDS encoding diguanylate cyclase gives MNENIGIILEQIRNILLNKPIPDGLKTDDEEFAGLEEAVLYLSGCMTEVNAFLKSVAEGNLETEVPGRHNLMAGALKELHASLKHLAWQANQVANGDYSQHVSFMGEFSDSFNRMVSQLAEREAKLKEQSVALAESVQLMKSVMDGMKDWIVVMEKDSGKIIYENEAAGESFYDEQTKRTACGLPCELLDQLRREARGQGVWEFQCPVGGKTLRIRSFLVQWNENLAYAHHITDVTNEKAYQEQIETMAFQDELTGVYNRRYTMARLEELLRQKQGFAFCMLDLDHLKAVNDTLGHHAGDNYIRSVIAELQKIVRFSDIIGRIGGDEFSVILPDCSESSAEEKMLLLNERLRAGKEIYPMSVSYGVIYVEPEQKLSAETVMARADGKMYQSKKSKK, from the coding sequence ATGAATGAAAACATTGGTATCATTTTAGAACAGATCAGGAATATCCTCCTGAATAAACCCATACCGGACGGGCTGAAAACGGATGATGAGGAATTTGCAGGACTGGAGGAGGCTGTTTTGTATCTTTCAGGCTGCATGACAGAGGTGAATGCATTTTTAAAAAGTGTAGCTGAGGGGAATCTGGAGACAGAGGTGCCGGGCAGGCACAATCTTATGGCCGGAGCCTTAAAAGAGCTGCACGCCAGTTTAAAGCATCTGGCATGGCAGGCCAACCAGGTGGCAAATGGGGATTACAGCCAGCATGTGAGTTTTATGGGCGAGTTCTCGGATTCCTTCAACCGTATGGTCAGCCAGCTTGCTGAGCGGGAAGCAAAACTCAAAGAGCAGTCTGTCGCCCTTGCCGAATCTGTCCAGCTGATGAAATCGGTTATGGACGGTATGAAAGACTGGATCGTGGTCATGGAAAAGGACAGCGGCAAGATTATCTATGAAAATGAAGCGGCAGGGGAGAGCTTTTATGATGAGCAGACTAAAAGGACGGCGTGCGGCCTTCCCTGTGAGCTTCTTGACCAGCTGAGACGGGAAGCCAGAGGACAGGGCGTCTGGGAGTTTCAGTGTCCTGTGGGCGGCAAGACGCTGAGGATCCGTTCCTTCCTGGTCCAGTGGAATGAGAATCTTGCTTATGCCCATCATATTACAGATGTGACCAATGAAAAGGCGTACCAGGAGCAGATAGAGACCATGGCTTTCCAGGACGAGCTGACCGGGGTCTATAACCGGCGTTATACCATGGCCAGGCTGGAAGAACTGCTGAGACAGAAGCAGGGTTTTGCTTTTTGTATGCTGGATCTGGATCATTTAAAAGCAGTGAACGACACGCTTGGTCATCATGCGGGGGACAACTATATCCGGTCGGTCATTGCAGAGCTTCAGAAGATCGTGCGGTTTAGCGATATCATAGGAAGGATCGGAGGAGATGAATTTTCCGTGATCCTTCCCGACTGCAGCGAGTCTTCCGCCGAGGAGAAGATGCTGCTGTTAAATGAGCGCCTCAGAGCGGGGAAGGAGATCTATCCCATGTCTGTCAGCTATGGGGTGATCTATGTGGAACCGGAACAGAAGCTTTCCGCCGAGACCGTGATGGCAAGAGCCGACGGAAAGATGTATCAGTCCAAGAAATCAAAGAAATAA
- a CDS encoding Rpn family recombination-promoting nuclease/putative transposase — MGDKDIQEKLLEDCEDVFADIVNVLGFQGARIVTEESLVPGPTVSIYKAQDGRNREQLRDVTKFDTKLGAVMMLLGLENQTDVDYDMVFRVMRYDGASYKIQEEEAEKYPVITWVLYFGMKRWRAPKSIHEAIIKGFPNWKKMIRTVPNYHINLIEVAFLPKEIREQLTSDFRIIADYFHAVRTGTEREFYEGPEGKRRIRHVEAMIDFLQAFAQDSRYADMKETFCKNVRKEEDVTMCSMLDYAENKGLEQGLQKGIQALIEAGFAFGQTYDSTFNMVMEKYSMDAETAKEKMQLYWKGRS; from the coding sequence TTGGGTGATAAAGATATTCAGGAAAAGCTGCTGGAGGATTGTGAAGATGTCTTTGCCGATATCGTGAACGTATTAGGCTTCCAGGGAGCACGGATCGTGACGGAGGAATCCCTTGTGCCGGGTCCCACCGTATCCATTTACAAAGCGCAGGATGGCCGGAACCGGGAACAGCTCCGGGACGTGACGAAGTTTGATACTAAGCTGGGCGCTGTTATGATGCTTTTAGGTCTGGAGAACCAGACCGATGTGGACTATGACATGGTTTTCCGCGTCATGCGGTACGACGGAGCATCCTACAAGATCCAGGAGGAGGAAGCAGAAAAATATCCTGTGATCACCTGGGTTCTGTATTTCGGGATGAAACGCTGGCGTGCGCCAAAAAGTATTCATGAAGCGATCATTAAAGGATTTCCAAACTGGAAGAAAATGATCCGGACGGTTCCCAACTATCATATCAATCTGATCGAGGTAGCGTTTCTGCCAAAGGAAATACGGGAACAGCTCACCTCTGATTTCCGGATCATAGCGGACTACTTCCATGCGGTCCGGACCGGCACGGAAAGGGAGTTTTATGAAGGCCCCGAGGGAAAGCGCCGGATCCGGCATGTGGAGGCTATGATCGATTTTCTCCAGGCCTTTGCGCAGGATTCCCGATACGCGGATATGAAAGAAACATTTTGTAAGAATGTCAGGAAAGAGGAGGATGTTACAATGTGCAGTATGTTGGATTATGCGGAAAATAAGGGGTTAGAGCAGGGGTTACAGAAAGGAATCCAGGCACTGATCGAAGCCGGATTCGCCTTCGGTCAGACCTATGACAGTACGTTTAACATGGTCATGGAAAAGTACTCCATGGATGCGGAGACTGCCAAAGAAAAGATGCAGTTGTATTGGAAAGGGCGTTCCTGA
- a CDS encoding AzlD domain-containing protein, whose protein sequence is MQPNIYVSLLVMFLTIYAVRALPLTLLRKEIKSPFIRSFLFYVPYVSLSVMTFPAILGATSDIRSGLAGFAAAVALAWVDGNLFRVSIGACLAVYVAELFL, encoded by the coding sequence ATGCAGCCGAATATTTATGTCAGTCTGCTTGTAATGTTTTTGACGATCTATGCGGTCCGGGCATTGCCCCTGACCCTGCTCCGTAAGGAGATAAAAAGCCCGTTTATACGCTCATTCCTGTTCTATGTGCCCTATGTGAGCCTGTCTGTGATGACATTTCCTGCGATCCTGGGGGCCACCTCGGATATCCGTTCGGGGCTGGCCGGTTTTGCGGCTGCGGTGGCGCTTGCCTGGGTGGACGGCAATCTGTTCCGCGTATCCATCGGCGCATGTCTGGCGGTGTATGTGGCGGAGCTGTTTTTATAG
- a CDS encoding ABC transporter permease, producing MIYEIFSLYADRWPFFQELIFQHIRIAATAILISGTIGLVLGVLISEYRKYSTWIIGVINIAYTIPSISMLGFLIPLTGIGDKTATIALTIYGLLPMVRNTYTGITTIEPSVLEVARGMGSTPWQILYKVKLPLALPVIVSGIRSMVVMTIALSGIASYIGAGGLGVAIYRGITTNNAAMTYAGSILIAAVALFSDQLVAFIERHIRKKWHLAP from the coding sequence ATGATTTATGAAATTTTTTCTCTCTATGCAGACCGCTGGCCCTTTTTCCAGGAACTGATATTTCAGCATATCCGGATCGCTGCGACGGCTATCCTGATCTCCGGCACGATCGGCCTGGTACTGGGCGTCCTGATCAGCGAATACCGGAAATATTCCACCTGGATCATCGGGGTCATCAATATCGCCTATACGATCCCGTCCATTTCCATGCTGGGATTTTTGATCCCGCTGACAGGGATCGGTGATAAGACTGCCACCATCGCACTGACCATCTACGGCCTGCTGCCCATGGTCCGCAATACCTACACCGGGATCACCACCATCGAACCTTCCGTCCTTGAAGTGGCGAGAGGGATGGGCAGCACGCCCTGGCAGATCCTCTACAAGGTAAAACTACCCTTAGCGCTCCCTGTCATTGTCTCCGGGATCCGCAGCATGGTCGTCATGACCATCGCTTTAAGCGGTATTGCATCTTATATCGGAGCTGGAGGGCTGGGCGTAGCCATCTACCGCGGCATTACCACCAACAATGCCGCCATGACCTATGCCGGAAGTATCCTGATCGCCGCTGTCGCGCTTTTTTCTGACCAGCTTGTAGCCTTTATCGAGCGCCATATCCGAAAGAAATGGCATCTTGCACCTTAA
- a CDS encoding AEC family transporter: protein MSGILTVLTKAIAFIFIIVMGYALKKKGFFAAKDFYLISRIVIRITLPCAIISNFSSLTMDNSLLFLCVIGILANLVMVGIGFLTNIRSDGDRTAFDMINLSGYNIGNFTLPFVQSFLGPVGFAATSLFDAGNAVMCTGVTYTLASLAKGTGEKASPSSVVRSLLSSLPFDAYVIMTILAVCKIPLPSVVISFASTVGGANAFLALLMIGIGFEIHMEKEKLNRIIRLMVIRYGVAVVFALGAFFLLPFPLPVRQAMTIVAFGPISSVATAFTGRIGGDVELSSAVNSLSIVLSIITITLTLILVL, encoded by the coding sequence ATGTCCGGGATTCTGACGGTGCTTACAAAAGCAATCGCATTTATATTTATTATCGTAATGGGGTATGCGCTAAAGAAAAAGGGCTTTTTTGCGGCGAAGGATTTTTACCTGATCTCCAGGATCGTGATCCGTATTACGCTTCCCTGTGCCATCATATCGAATTTCAGCAGTCTTACCATGGACAACTCCCTGCTGTTTCTATGTGTGATCGGGATACTGGCCAATCTGGTCATGGTGGGGATCGGCTTCCTGACCAATATCCGTTCCGACGGAGACCGTACCGCCTTTGACATGATCAATCTGTCCGGCTACAATATCGGCAACTTTACGCTGCCGTTCGTGCAGAGCTTTTTAGGGCCGGTAGGCTTTGCCGCGACCAGCCTGTTTGATGCGGGAAATGCGGTGATGTGTACCGGAGTGACCTATACTCTGGCGTCCCTTGCAAAGGGGACCGGTGAGAAGGCGTCTCCGTCCAGCGTGGTGAGAAGCCTGCTGTCCTCCCTGCCTTTTGACGCGTATGTCATTATGACAATCCTGGCCGTGTGCAAGATCCCGCTGCCGTCGGTAGTGATCTCTTTTGCATCTACAGTGGGCGGCGCCAACGCGTTCCTTGCGCTGCTGATGATCGGGATCGGTTTTGAGATCCATATGGAGAAGGAAAAATTAAACAGGATCATCCGGTTGATGGTGATCCGTTACGGCGTGGCGGTGGTGTTTGCGCTGGGGGCATTTTTCCTGCTTCCCTTCCCGCTTCCCGTGCGCCAGGCCATGACGATCGTGGCGTTCGGCCCCATATCCTCCGTGGCGACGGCATTTACCGGCAGGATCGGCGGGGATGTAGAGCTTTCCAGTGCGGTCAACTCCCTCTCTATCGTGCTCAGTATCATTACGATCACCCTGACGCTGATCCTGGTGCTGTAG
- a CDS encoding LysR family transcriptional regulator → MTSKELLYVKTVAEEKNISKAAKKLFIAQPSLSQSIQRIEESVGTPLFVRTTNGLTLTFAGERYCHMASQVLKMYEDFELEISDINNLKTGRIQFGITNHLGTLTLARVLPRFREICSHVELHITEETSSKLEQMLLAGELDFAIMHAPPASRTQPRIRYDVMTTDPFVIAISPNHELKAQAVEQEGYPYPVLDVKLLKNERFLMLRQEQRIRQITDQVLLRAGIHQPDIALTIRNFETAQLLAAQGMGVTLVPLQYSQIASHEYRPALFSIDTKYGACWDMCIASLTDGFLSKADQLFIRMIKEVYDYHET, encoded by the coding sequence ATGACCAGTAAAGAACTGTTATATGTAAAAACCGTGGCGGAGGAAAAGAATATCTCGAAGGCCGCGAAAAAGCTCTTTATCGCCCAGCCGTCATTGAGCCAGTCCATCCAGCGCATCGAGGAGTCCGTGGGAACCCCGCTGTTTGTCCGCACAACAAACGGGCTGACCCTGACCTTTGCCGGTGAACGGTACTGCCATATGGCCTCCCAGGTTCTCAAGATGTATGAGGATTTCGAGCTGGAGATCAGCGATATCAACAATTTAAAGACCGGGCGCATCCAGTTTGGCATCACCAATCATTTAGGCACCCTGACCCTTGCCCGTGTGCTCCCGAGATTTAGGGAGATCTGCTCTCATGTGGAGCTGCATATCACAGAGGAGACGTCATCTAAACTGGAACAGATGCTCCTGGCCGGGGAACTGGACTTTGCTATCATGCACGCCCCGCCGGCCAGCCGTACCCAGCCCAGAATCCGGTATGATGTGATGACGACGGACCCATTTGTCATCGCGATCTCCCCAAACCATGAGCTGAAGGCGCAGGCCGTGGAACAGGAAGGGTACCCCTATCCGGTCCTGGATGTGAAGCTTTTAAAAAATGAACGGTTCCTGATGCTGCGCCAGGAACAGCGTATCCGCCAGATCACGGACCAGGTGCTTCTGAGAGCCGGGATCCATCAGCCGGATATCGCACTGACCATACGCAATTTTGAGACGGCCCAGCTTCTTGCCGCTCAGGGGATGGGCGTGACCCTGGTCCCGCTGCAGTATTCCCAGATCGCATCCCATGAATACCGTCCTGCCCTGTTCTCCATCGATACCAAATATGGAGCCTGCTGGGATATGTGCATCGCTTCCCTGACGGACGGCTTTCTCTCAAAAGCCGACCAGTTATTTATCCGCATGATAAAGGAGGTTTACGATTACCATGAAACATAA
- a CDS encoding glycine betaine ABC transporter substrate-binding protein codes for MKKNLKKRIAVVTMVGAAVAALSLSACGKKEQGTIKIASKPMTEQYVLTEILGALIEQDLGVKVEITKGVGGGTTNIHPALLKGDFDLYPEYTGTGWLTVLKKEQENDPDVLYENLQKGYEEMGLHWTGLYGFQNSYVLAVRKEAADQDQLKTFSDLASVSNKLVFGGNPDYMEREDGFNYLASAYNMDFKDVKDIDIALKYKAMEGKEIDVTNAYTTDAQLSAADVTLLEDDKHIFATYYGATVVRQDTLKKYPKLEETLEKLTGLISDDEMRAMNYAVEIDKKDEKDVARDFLKSKGLLK; via the coding sequence ATGAAAAAGAATCTCAAGAAAAGAATTGCTGTTGTCACCATGGTTGGCGCTGCTGTTGCTGCGCTCTCCCTCAGCGCCTGTGGGAAAAAGGAACAGGGCACCATCAAGATCGCATCCAAGCCCATGACCGAACAGTATGTGCTCACGGAGATACTGGGCGCGCTCATTGAACAAGATCTCGGCGTCAAGGTGGAGATCACCAAGGGAGTGGGCGGCGGTACCACCAACATCCATCCCGCCCTGCTGAAGGGTGATTTTGACTTGTATCCAGAATACACCGGCACCGGCTGGCTCACTGTACTGAAAAAGGAACAGGAGAACGATCCGGACGTCCTTTATGAGAATCTGCAGAAGGGCTATGAGGAGATGGGGCTTCACTGGACCGGCCTTTATGGATTCCAGAACTCCTATGTGCTGGCAGTCCGGAAGGAAGCTGCTGACCAGGATCAGCTGAAGACCTTCTCTGATCTGGCTTCCGTCTCAAACAAGCTGGTCTTCGGCGGCAACCCGGACTACATGGAGCGCGAGGATGGCTTTAACTACCTGGCGTCCGCCTACAATATGGATTTTAAGGATGTGAAGGACATCGATATCGCCCTCAAATACAAAGCGATGGAGGGCAAGGAGATCGACGTCACTAACGCCTACACCACCGACGCCCAGTTAAGCGCCGCAGACGTCACTCTCCTGGAGGATGATAAACACATTTTCGCCACCTACTACGGAGCAACCGTTGTCCGCCAGGATACCCTCAAGAAATACCCGAAGCTGGAGGAGACTCTGGAAAAACTCACCGGCCTTATCTCGGACGACGAGATGCGCGCCATGAACTATGCAGTTGAGATCGATAAGAAGGACGAGAAGGACGTTGCAAGGGACTTCTTGAAAAGTAAGGGTCTTTTGAAGTAA
- a CDS encoding 4-vinyl reductase translates to MFELLSEKNENRFTWDLIGNIPEGRSNLGEGMPVLVYRLFQYTLKDELTARFGKEEAAHIFRSAGELAGKEFASHMLDLSLPLYPFMAHLQTVLEETRIGILRVERFDPDTGDAVLTVAEDLDCSGLPIMGETVCNYDEGYLAGILKVYTHKDYVVTEIDCWATGSRVCRFEAKVKKQKEKCDE, encoded by the coding sequence ATGTTTGAATTATTGAGTGAAAAAAATGAGAACAGATTTACATGGGATTTGATCGGCAACATTCCAGAGGGCAGGAGCAATCTGGGAGAGGGCATGCCGGTGCTTGTGTACCGGCTTTTTCAGTATACATTAAAGGATGAACTGACTGCACGTTTTGGAAAAGAAGAGGCTGCTCATATATTCCGCAGCGCGGGAGAGCTGGCGGGGAAGGAGTTCGCTTCCCATATGCTGGATCTGTCACTTCCGCTGTATCCGTTCATGGCGCATCTTCAGACGGTTCTGGAGGAGACGCGCATCGGTATCCTGCGTGTGGAGCGGTTCGACCCCGATACAGGAGATGCGGTCCTGACCGTTGCGGAGGACCTGGACTGCTCCGGGCTTCCCATTATGGGGGAGACAGTCTGCAATTACGATGAAGGGTATCTGGCTGGTATTTTGAAGGTTTATACCCACAAAGACTATGTGGTCACGGAGATCGACTGCTGGGCGACCGGCTCCAGAGTATGCCGGTTTGAGGCAAAAGTAAAAAAACAAAAAGAGAAATGCGATGAATGA